One region of Actinomycetota bacterium genomic DNA includes:
- a CDS encoding TetR/AcrR family transcriptional regulator, with product MEQTLAERRRDEILGAAIKVFSRKGYHGAKIEDIAAELNIGHGTFYRYFKNKLDIFNRVLEEIISMAAELVQDVDPFQPRDREEYRRQLEEIGDRLFGLFKARPEFSRILFYEAFGISDPELRKRIREVFDLFGSYTELYLKNGVEKGYLREGMHVKETALAVNAALFEACKRVVLSDDPDRALEIWKETIISLLLGGLSGEGDGAR from the coding sequence ATGGAACAGACGCTTGCGGAACGGCGGCGAGACGAGATCCTCGGGGCGGCGATCAAGGTCTTCTCGCGGAAGGGGTATCACGGCGCCAAGATCGAGGACATCGCGGCGGAACTCAACATAGGACACGGGACTTTCTACCGCTATTTCAAGAACAAGCTGGACATCTTCAACCGGGTGTTAGAGGAGATAATCTCCATGGCCGCGGAGCTCGTTCAGGACGTCGATCCCTTCCAGCCCCGGGACCGAGAGGAGTACAGGCGGCAGCTGGAGGAGATCGGCGACCGGCTCTTCGGGCTCTTCAAGGCACGCCCCGAGTTCTCGCGCATCCTCTTCTACGAGGCCTTCGGGATAAGCGATCCCGAGCTGAGGAAGAGGATACGGGAGGTCTTCGACCTCTTCGGGAGCTACACGGAGCTGTACCTGAAGAACGGCGTCGAGAAGGGCTACCTGCGCGAGGGGATGCACGTGAAGGAGACCGCCCTGGCCGTGAACGCCGCCCTCTTCGAGGCCTGCAAGAGGGTGGTGCTCTCCGATGACCCCGACCGCGCCCTCGAGATCTGGAAGGAGACCATCATCTCCCTGTTGCTGGGGGGATTGTCCGGAGAGGGAGACGGCGCGAGATAG
- a CDS encoding 6-phosphofructokinase: MRRIGVLTGGGDCPGLNAVIRAVTKAAIHHYGLEVVGIRDGFGGLINGNACRLDEGGVSGILHRGGTILGTTNRDNPFHYLLRENGDERYVDLSYVVLENIDMLGLDALVVIGGDGSMRIAKELYNRGAPIVGIPKTIDNDLMATDITFGFDTALHTATEAIDKLHTTAESHHRAMIVEVMGRNSGWIALEAGIAGGGDVILIPEIPFTIDGICAKLLQRHDAGKSFSIIVVAEGAPHPQLGVIEKSCGNGRKVLGGIGDLVGVEIESYTGIETRVTVLGHLQRGGAPSPFDRILATRFGVKAVEMAVNGEFGKMACLRTPEIKAVPLEEAVAEQRKVPPDGELVRYARSVGTSFGD, translated from the coding sequence ATGAGGCGCATAGGGGTGCTAACGGGAGGCGGTGACTGCCCGGGCCTGAACGCGGTGATACGCGCCGTTACCAAGGCCGCCATCCATCATTACGGACTGGAGGTTGTGGGGATCAGAGACGGCTTCGGGGGGCTCATCAACGGCAACGCCTGCCGGCTGGACGAAGGAGGGGTCTCCGGCATCCTGCACCGGGGAGGCACCATCCTGGGTACCACCAACCGCGATAATCCCTTCCACTACCTGCTGCGCGAGAACGGCGATGAGCGTTACGTGGACCTCTCATATGTGGTCCTGGAGAACATCGACATGCTCGGCCTCGACGCCCTGGTGGTCATCGGCGGCGACGGCAGTATGCGCATCGCTAAGGAGCTCTACAACCGCGGCGCCCCCATCGTGGGCATCCCCAAGACCATCGACAACGACCTCATGGCCACGGATATAACCTTCGGTTTCGACACCGCCCTGCACACCGCCACCGAGGCCATCGACAAGCTGCACACCACGGCGGAGTCTCACCACCGCGCCATGATCGTGGAGGTGATGGGCCGCAATTCGGGATGGATAGCTCTGGAAGCGGGCATCGCCGGGGGCGGGGACGTCATCCTCATCCCGGAGATACCCTTCACCATCGACGGTATATGCGCCAAGCTGTTGCAGCGGCACGACGCGGGCAAGAGCTTCAGCATCATCGTGGTTGCGGAGGGAGCTCCCCACCCGCAGCTGGGGGTGATCGAGAAGAGCTGCGGCAACGGGCGCAAGGTGCTGGGCGGGATCGGCGACCTGGTGGGCGTGGAGATAGAGAGCTATACCGGCATCGAGACGCGGGTTACCGTCCTTGGTCACCTCCAGCGGGGAGGTGCTCCATCTCCCTTCGACCGCATCCTCGCGACCCGTTTCGGGGTTAAGGCGGTGGAGATGGCGGTGAACGGCGAATTCGGGAAGATGGCCTGCCTGCGCACCCCGGAGATCAAAGCCGTGCCCCTGGAGGAGGCGGTGGCCGAGCAGCGCAAGGTCCCTCCCGACGGCGAGCTGGTGCGTTACGCGCGCTCGGTCGGCACCTCCTTCGGAGACTGA
- a CDS encoding alpha/beta fold hydrolase: MARKVMRGEGFTREDHEFRSRMKKCAGWLYRPEGAARPPVVVMAHGFGAQRDFGLPAYAEVFARRGLAVFLFDYRNFGASEGRPRNLVNPWRHLRDWRAALSYVRSLEEVDGSRVGLWGSSYSGGHVIVTASRDEGVAAISAQVPFVDGVSSALYTGFRHAWQATVAGLRDLGRALTFREPYRVPIVSDPGTFGIMNTPESEPGYMSIVPEGTAWRNECPARAVLELLLYRPVRRTRRVTCPALVILGEKDSLINPRAVERAASRMREVTLVHLPVGHFDVYTGEWFDKVSCMQADFFSRHLF; this comes from the coding sequence ATGGCGAGGAAGGTCATGAGGGGAGAAGGTTTTACTCGCGAGGACCACGAGTTCCGCTCCCGCATGAAAAAGTGCGCGGGATGGCTGTACCGACCGGAAGGGGCGGCGAGGCCTCCGGTGGTGGTGATGGCGCACGGTTTCGGTGCGCAGCGCGATTTCGGTCTCCCTGCGTATGCGGAGGTGTTCGCGCGGCGCGGTTTGGCCGTCTTCCTTTTCGACTACCGCAACTTCGGCGCCAGCGAGGGAAGACCCCGCAACCTGGTAAATCCCTGGCGGCATCTGAGGGACTGGAGGGCGGCGCTCTCCTACGTGAGGTCCCTCGAGGAGGTGGACGGGTCGCGCGTGGGTCTCTGGGGTTCCTCGTACAGCGGCGGGCACGTCATAGTCACCGCTTCCCGCGACGAGGGGGTGGCGGCGATCTCGGCCCAGGTGCCCTTCGTGGACGGGGTCTCATCCGCCCTGTACACGGGGTTCAGGCACGCCTGGCAGGCCACGGTGGCCGGGCTCAGGGACCTGGGGCGGGCGCTCACCTTCCGGGAGCCCTACCGCGTGCCCATCGTCTCCGATCCAGGCACCTTCGGGATCATGAACACCCCCGAGTCCGAGCCCGGTTACATGTCCATCGTGCCCGAGGGCACGGCATGGAGGAACGAATGCCCGGCGCGCGCGGTGCTGGAACTGCTCCTCTACCGCCCTGTCAGGCGGACGCGCAGGGTTACCTGCCCCGCCCTGGTCATCCTGGGAGAAAAAGACAGCCTCATCAACCCGCGGGCAGTGGAGAGGGCGGCGTCGCGCATGCGGGAGGTCACCCTCGTGCACCTGCCGGTGGGGCACTTCGACGTGTACACGGGAGAGTGGTTCGACAAGGTCTCGTGCATGCAGGCTGACTTCTTCTCCCGCCACTTATTTTAA